In Rhea pennata isolate bPtePen1 chromosome 22, bPtePen1.pri, whole genome shotgun sequence, a single genomic region encodes these proteins:
- the MAD2L2 gene encoding mitotic spindle assembly checkpoint protein MAD2B encodes MTTITRQDLNFGQVVADVLSEFLEVAVHLILYVREVYPIGIFQKRKKYNVPVQMSCHPELNRYIQDTLHCVKPLLEKNDVEKVVVVILDKEHHPVERFVFEITQPPLLSISSESLLSHVEQLLRAFILKISVCDAVLDNNPPGCTFTVLVHTREAATRNMEKIQVIKDFPWILADEQDVHMHDPRLIPLKTMTSDILKMQLYVEERAHKGT; translated from the exons ATGACCACTATCACGCGGCAGGACCTTAACTTTGGACAAG ttGTTGCAGATgttctttcagaatttctggAAGTGGCTGTTCACCTCATCCTGTATGTCAGAGAGGTTTACCCTATTGGGatctttcagaagagaaaaaaatacaatgtacCTGTCCAG ATGTCCTGCCACCCGGAGCTGAATCGGTATATCCAGGACACACTGCACTGCGTGAAGCCATTGCTCGAGAAG AATGATGTGGAAAAAGTTGTAGTTGTAATCCTGGATAAAGAGCACCACCCGGTGGAGAGATTTGTCTTTGAGATCACCCAGCCACCTCTTCTTTCCATTAG TTCAGAGTCCCTGCTGTCTCATGTGGAGCAGTTGCTCCGTGCCTTCATCCTGAAGATCAGTGTATGCGATGCTGTACTTGACAACAACCCCCCAG GTTGCACCTTCACAGTCCTAGTTCACACACGGGAGGCAGCCACACGGAACATGGAAAAGATTCAGGTGATAAAG GATTTCCCATGGATCCTTGCTGATGAACAAGATGTGCACATGCATGACCCACGGCTTATTCCACTGAAGACTATGACATCTGATATCTTAAAG ATGCAGCTGTACGTTGAAGAGCGAGCTCACAAAGGCACCTGA
- the LOC134150147 gene encoding F-box only protein 6-like yields the protein MTTISDLPEDVLVELFSMLPARDLICICRLVCTQWRYVVDLTTLWKRKCQREGFHTQNLDRSIPDWKIFYMLCNMKRNLIKNSCAEEDFQHWKLDYNEGDKWRIEELPGPLGREMPDPKVHKYFVTSFGPCFKSQLITLKNEGYWNELMDEKRPEIVVQDWYAARFDCGCRYEITVRLLSEDYIVLEEFHPEPVVIEQWSDAMWAEISHTFHNYPAGVRYIWFQHGGQDTQFWAGWYGIRVTNSSITIGPWTLL from the exons ATGACAACCATTTCTGACCTTCCAGAAGATGTCCTGGTGGAGTTGTTTTCCATGCTCCCAGCCCGGGATCTGATCTGTATCTGCAGACTCGTCTGTACCCAGTGGCGATATGTGGTGGATCTAACCACCCTATGGAAGCGGAAGTGCCAGCGGGAGGGGTTTCACACTCAGAATTTGGACAGAAGCATCCCTGACTGGAAGATATTCTATATGCTCTGCAACATGAAGAGGAACTTGATAAAAAATTCCTGTGCTgaag AGGATTTTCAGCACTGGAAACTTGATTATAATGAGGGAGATAAATGGAGGATTGAGGAGCTGCCTGGACCTCTTGGCAGAGAGATGCCAGATCCAAAAGTACACAAGTATTTTGTCACTTCATTTGG GCCATGCTTCAAGTCTCAACTCATTACCTTGAAGAATGAAGGATACTGGAATGAACTGATGGATGAGAAAAGGCCTGAAATTGTAGTCCAGGATTG GTATGCTGCCAGATTTGACTGTGGCTGCCGTTACGAAATCACTGTGAGGCTGCTTTCTGAAGATTATATCGTCCTTGAGGAGTTCCACCCTGAGCCGGTGGTTATCGAGCAGTGGAGCGATGCAATGTGGGCAGAG ATTTCTCACACCTTCCACAATTACCCAGCTGGAGTTCGCTATATCTGGTTTCAACACGGAGGCCAAGACACCCAGTTCTGGGCAGGATGGTATGGGATCAGAGTGACAAACAGCAGCATCACCATTGGGCCCTGGACATTATTATGA